The Bordetella sp. FB-8 genome includes a window with the following:
- a CDS encoding thioredoxin family protein produces the protein MPLFVPATDGAALRQALAAPDTWLVACFCAAWCSTCTEYRPKMQALSEARPQHVYAWIDIEDEPDLLGDEDVENFPTLLIQAGERVLFYGPMLPHIGHLERLLDSLSAEGPAVGTQLPDVAQLLRQAA, from the coding sequence ATGCCCCTCTTCGTTCCCGCTACCGATGGCGCGGCACTGCGCCAGGCACTGGCCGCCCCCGACACCTGGCTGGTGGCCTGTTTCTGCGCCGCCTGGTGCAGCACCTGCACCGAATACCGCCCCAAGATGCAAGCCTTGTCCGAGGCCCGGCCGCAGCACGTCTACGCCTGGATAGACATCGAGGACGAACCCGACCTGCTGGGCGACGAAGACGTGGAGAACTTTCCCACCCTGCTCATCCAGGCGGGAGAACGGGTGCTGTTCTACGGCCCGATGTTGCCGCACATTGGGCATCTGGAGCGCCTGCTGGACAGTCTAAGCGCCGAGGGCCCCGCCGTCGGCACGCAGCTGCCCGACGTAGCGCAGCTGCTCAGGCAGGCCGCTTAG
- a CDS encoding branched-chain amino acid transaminase, whose protein sequence is MSMADRDGFIWYDGKLVPWREATTHVLTHSLHYGLSVFEGVRAYKTDQGTAIFRLQDHTRRLLNSAHIYQMAVPFDAAALNQAQREVVKANKLESCYLRPLVFYGSEKMGVSPKGAKVHVAIAAWPWGAYLGEQALAQGIRVKISSYARQHVNVTMPRAKVASTYANSILANNEALQDGYDEALLLDTEGFVAEGSGENVFIVKDGVLYEPEIASALTGITRSTVHALAADLGVKVITRRLTRDDLYIADEAFFTGTAAEVTPIREIDNRRIGSGSRGPITAQLQNAFFDLVAGRNPKYAHWLTLV, encoded by the coding sequence ATGTCGATGGCAGACCGAGACGGCTTCATTTGGTATGACGGCAAGCTCGTGCCGTGGCGCGAAGCCACCACGCATGTGCTGACGCACTCCCTGCACTACGGCCTGTCGGTCTTCGAGGGCGTGCGCGCCTACAAGACCGACCAGGGCACCGCCATCTTCCGCCTGCAGGACCACACCCGGCGCCTGCTCAATTCCGCGCACATCTACCAGATGGCGGTACCTTTCGATGCCGCCGCGCTCAACCAGGCGCAGCGCGAGGTGGTCAAGGCCAACAAGCTCGAATCCTGCTATCTGCGTCCCCTGGTCTTCTACGGCTCGGAGAAGATGGGCGTCTCCCCCAAGGGTGCCAAGGTGCACGTGGCCATCGCGGCCTGGCCCTGGGGCGCCTATCTGGGCGAGCAGGCTCTGGCCCAGGGCATCCGCGTGAAGATTTCCTCCTACGCCCGCCAGCATGTCAACGTGACGATGCCGCGCGCCAAGGTGGCTTCCACCTACGCCAACTCCATCCTCGCCAACAATGAAGCCCTGCAGGACGGCTATGACGAGGCGCTGCTGCTGGACACCGAGGGCTTCGTGGCCGAAGGCTCGGGCGAGAACGTCTTCATCGTCAAGGACGGCGTGCTCTACGAACCCGAGATCGCATCGGCTCTGACCGGCATCACGCGTTCCACCGTGCATGCCCTGGCCGCCGACCTGGGCGTCAAGGTGATCACCCGCCGCCTCACGCGCGACGACCTCTATATCGCCGACGAAGCCTTCTTCACCGGCACCGCCGCCGAAGTCACGCCCATCCGCGAGATCGACAACCGCCGCATCGGTTCAGGCTCGCGCGGCCCGATCACCGCCCAACTGCAGAACGCCTTTTTCGACCTGGTGGCCGGGCGCAATCCCAAGTATGCGCACTGGCTCACGCTGGTCTGA
- a CDS encoding M48 family metalloprotease, translated as MLLNAKRIVTGTLCLALTGPGLPAMAQPIGLPSMGAASSDELTPDAERQLGEAIMSQGRLDPTYIDDAELNQYLTRVGRKLAAYAPNPVPPIEMFGVLDPEINAFTLPGGFIGVNTGLILACESESELAGVLGHEIGHVAQRHIARGMTQSGQNGMIALASVAAALIAGLAARSGDLAMGIATFGQAAAISRQLEFSRDAEREADRAGLRMLYKAGYDPKGMASLFGRLMMDSRLNDGTGGGPWARTHPQSIERMTDMQNRIRDLPTVHYTNTADFWFLRAKVRVLQGGDSQALRDIRETLRSEVVSDAGVRRAAALYGLSRYWLRRDDLTQAAAYWNQAKAAWPDGAPELARLGIDIALARKDVPDALAQAQAAVKRWPGRQALAMSYATALQSAGRTTAAQAYLRAKAKEWGKDQPDLYQMLARSEDRSGSKVAARRDMAQYYLLTGAYAAAAYQLQQARSLSTDFYEQSELDAQLNDVRQRLQDERDLLRRFKGVIPKG; from the coding sequence ATGTTGCTGAATGCAAAGCGTATTGTGACCGGAACACTCTGCCTGGCGCTGACTGGGCCGGGCTTGCCGGCGATGGCCCAGCCGATCGGCCTGCCGTCGATGGGCGCGGCTTCCTCCGATGAGCTAACCCCGGATGCGGAGCGCCAGCTCGGCGAAGCCATCATGTCGCAAGGGCGGCTCGATCCCACCTACATCGACGATGCCGAACTCAATCAATATCTCACGCGCGTGGGTCGCAAGCTGGCGGCATACGCGCCCAACCCGGTTCCGCCCATCGAAATGTTCGGCGTGCTCGACCCCGAGATCAATGCCTTTACATTGCCGGGCGGCTTCATCGGCGTGAACACCGGCCTGATCCTGGCTTGCGAGAGCGAGTCCGAGTTGGCCGGCGTGCTCGGGCACGAGATCGGCCACGTCGCCCAGCGCCATATCGCCCGGGGCATGACGCAGAGTGGGCAGAACGGCATGATCGCGCTGGCCAGTGTGGCTGCGGCCCTGATCGCGGGGCTGGCGGCCAGGTCCGGCGATCTGGCCATGGGCATAGCTACTTTCGGTCAGGCCGCCGCGATCAGCCGGCAGTTGGAATTCTCGCGCGACGCCGAGCGCGAGGCCGATCGCGCCGGCCTGCGCATGCTTTACAAGGCCGGTTACGACCCCAAGGGCATGGCCAGCCTATTCGGCCGCCTGATGATGGACTCGCGCTTGAACGACGGCACGGGCGGCGGACCCTGGGCCAGGACCCATCCGCAATCGATCGAGCGCATGACCGACATGCAGAACCGCATCCGGGATCTGCCCACGGTGCATTACACCAATACGGCGGATTTCTGGTTTCTGCGTGCCAAGGTGCGTGTGCTGCAAGGCGGCGATTCTCAGGCCTTGCGCGACATTCGCGAAACGTTGCGCTCCGAAGTCGTATCCGACGCGGGCGTGCGGCGCGCCGCCGCGCTCTATGGACTTTCGCGCTATTGGCTGCGCCGCGATGACCTGACGCAGGCCGCTGCGTATTGGAATCAGGCCAAAGCGGCATGGCCCGACGGAGCGCCCGAATTGGCCAGATTGGGTATCGACATCGCCCTGGCGCGCAAGGACGTGCCCGATGCCCTTGCACAGGCGCAGGCTGCGGTCAAGCGCTGGCCCGGCCGGCAGGCCTTGGCTATGTCGTATGCCACGGCCCTGCAGAGCGCGGGGCGCACGACCGCCGCGCAGGCCTATCTGCGCGCCAAGGCCAAGGAATGGGGCAAGGACCAGCCCGATCTATACCAGATGCTGGCTCGCAGCGAGGACCGCAGCGGCAGCAAGGTGGCGGCGCGGCGAGATATGGCGCAGTACTACCTGTTGACGGGGGCCTATGCCGCCGCGGCCTATCAGCTGCAGCAGGCGCGCAGCCTGTCCACCGATTTCTACGAGCAGTCGGAGCTGGATGCGCAATTAAACGATGTCCGGCAGCGTCTGCAGGACGAGCGCGATCTGCTCCGGCGATTCAAGGGCGTCATTCCGAAGGGCTAG
- a CDS encoding zinc-finger domain-containing protein: MTAAAPATAQDAILVGAEDLPLFCPGPKAHLWSMHPRVFLDVTDAGSVRCPYCSAEYRLKPGTVVKHGH, encoded by the coding sequence ATGACCGCAGCCGCACCCGCCACCGCCCAGGACGCCATCCTCGTCGGTGCCGAAGACCTGCCCCTGTTCTGCCCCGGCCCCAAGGCCCATCTCTGGAGCATGCATCCGCGCGTGTTCCTGGACGTGACCGATGCCGGCTCGGTGCGCTGCCCCTATTGCAGCGCCGAATACCGTCTCAAGCCGGGCACCGTGGTCAAGCACGGCCACTGA
- a CDS encoding AzlD domain-containing protein, translating into MMPSQSYYFWAVVVMIVCAFLTRAGYMIVGGNLPLPDGVRHALRYAPVAALTAIIVPDMLPWHAGGGPAFDYKLLAGVAATLVFLRTRSSTLVIVVGMLVLWLLRWIA; encoded by the coding sequence ATGATGCCGAGCCAGTCCTACTATTTCTGGGCCGTCGTGGTGATGATCGTCTGCGCTTTTCTCACGCGCGCCGGCTATATGATCGTTGGAGGCAACCTGCCCCTGCCGGACGGGGTGCGGCACGCGCTGCGCTATGCGCCGGTGGCGGCGCTGACGGCCATTATCGTGCCGGACATGCTGCCCTGGCACGCAGGCGGGGGGCCGGCGTTCGACTACAAGCTGTTAGCCGGTGTCGCCGCCACGCTCGTTTTTCTGCGCACCCGCAGTTCGACGCTGGTGATCGTCGTGGGGATGCTCGTCCTTTGGCTGCTGCGCTGGATCGCCTGA
- the galU gene encoding UTP--glucose-1-phosphate uridylyltransferase GalU: protein MIPIRKAVFPVAGLGTRFLPATKAMPKEMLPVVDKPLIQYAVEEAVAAGITHLIFVTGRNKRAIEDHFDASPELERELEQKGKIELLSLARDILPDYVSCLFIRQKAALGLGHAVLTAQPAVGSEPFAVLLADDLIDSDTSVTKQLIDTAMSNNASVLGVQDVPREDTSKYGIVAGQRLNARTERVTHIVEKPKPEDAPSTLAVVGRYVLESAIFDHLRKTERGAGNEIQLTDAIASLMREREVYAHRYEGTRYDCGSKAGLFQANIAFGRKYHGLIPE, encoded by the coding sequence ATGATACCCATCCGCAAAGCTGTTTTCCCCGTCGCAGGCCTGGGCACCCGTTTTCTGCCCGCCACCAAGGCCATGCCAAAGGAAATGCTGCCCGTGGTCGACAAGCCGCTGATCCAGTATGCCGTCGAGGAAGCAGTGGCCGCCGGCATCACACATTTGATTTTCGTGACCGGCCGCAACAAGCGCGCTATCGAAGACCATTTCGACGCCTCGCCCGAACTCGAGCGCGAGCTCGAGCAAAAAGGCAAGATAGAACTGCTGTCCTTGGCGAGGGACATCCTGCCCGATTACGTCAGTTGTCTGTTCATCCGCCAGAAAGCCGCGCTGGGTCTGGGTCACGCCGTGCTCACGGCACAGCCCGCGGTGGGCAGCGAGCCCTTCGCCGTGCTGCTGGCCGACGATCTGATCGATTCCGATACCTCGGTCACCAAGCAATTGATCGACACGGCGATGAGCAACAACGCCAGCGTGCTGGGCGTGCAGGACGTGCCGCGCGAGGACACCAGCAAGTACGGCATCGTGGCGGGCCAGCGCCTGAACGCGCGCACCGAACGCGTCACGCACATCGTCGAGAAGCCCAAGCCCGAGGACGCGCCCTCGACCTTGGCGGTGGTGGGCCGCTATGTGCTCGAATCGGCCATCTTCGATCATCTGCGCAAGACCGAGCGCGGCGCCGGCAACGAGATCCAGCTCACCGACGCCATCGCTTCGCTGATGCGCGAGCGCGAGGTCTACGCCCATCGCTACGAAGGCACGCGTTATGACTGCGGCAGCAAGGCCGGCTTGTTCCAGGCCAATATCGCCTTCGGCCGCAAATATCACGGGCTGATTCCCGAGTAA
- a CDS encoding MDR family MFS transporter, with the protein MPTSNHAHRPFIVAAVMTAQVMVAIEATIVSTVMPQIVADLSGLDLYSWVFSSFLLAQTTMTVVFGKLADVIGRRPMMLLGIAIFLVGSLLAGFAPSMPWLIAFRLIQGIGAAAIQPLCVIIVADYYPAAERGKVQGYLASVWAIAAVLGPMVGGVIIHHLSWSWIFWINLPIGLIAAGIFVRYMRHDTPLQRPSVDMLGALLFTVAMASLMMVLSDGVDLPSGWIWKLLALCAASAIGFVWQERRVADPMVSFALWGGRAIAATNTATLLAGMALLGLTTFLPMYAQGVLHQTPIVAGMVLTLIMLGWPCGATVAARNFTRTGLRPVMIAGSVFIPLGALFMVFLHPGSSPVQAGIGSLIMGFGMGLLSIGSLILIPEIVDRSQQGSAMASNLFSRNLGSTLGAALFGAVLNYGLNNNRTGSAITSDQIKHALRSNDARSAVVSEVLQHSLHLTFISVFGVSACILALVLLIPRAAIRHLSKDTLAEKARRAAEHAAG; encoded by the coding sequence ATGCCCACCTCCAACCACGCCCACCGGCCATTCATCGTGGCCGCCGTCATGACCGCCCAGGTCATGGTGGCCATCGAGGCCACCATCGTCTCGACCGTCATGCCCCAGATCGTGGCCGACTTGAGCGGCCTGGACCTGTACAGCTGGGTGTTCTCCTCTTTCCTGCTGGCCCAGACCACCATGACCGTGGTGTTCGGCAAGCTGGCCGATGTGATCGGCCGGCGGCCCATGATGCTGCTGGGCATTGCCATCTTCCTGGTGGGCTCGCTGCTGGCGGGCTTTGCCCCCAGCATGCCCTGGCTTATCGCCTTTCGCCTGATCCAGGGCATCGGGGCGGCCGCCATCCAGCCCCTGTGCGTGATCATCGTGGCCGACTATTATCCCGCGGCAGAACGCGGCAAGGTGCAGGGCTACCTGGCCAGCGTGTGGGCCATCGCAGCCGTGCTCGGACCCATGGTGGGCGGCGTCATCATCCATCACCTGTCCTGGTCCTGGATCTTCTGGATCAACCTTCCCATAGGCCTGATCGCCGCGGGCATTTTCGTGCGCTATATGCGCCACGACACGCCGCTCCAGCGGCCGTCCGTCGACATGCTCGGCGCCCTGCTCTTTACCGTCGCCATGGCCTCGCTGATGATGGTGCTCTCCGACGGCGTGGACCTGCCGTCCGGCTGGATATGGAAGCTGCTGGCCCTGTGCGCGGCGTCGGCGATCGGCTTCGTCTGGCAAGAGCGGCGCGTGGCCGACCCGATGGTGTCGTTCGCACTGTGGGGCGGGCGCGCCATCGCAGCGACCAACACGGCCACGCTGCTGGCAGGTATGGCGCTGCTCGGCCTGACCACCTTCCTGCCCATGTATGCCCAGGGCGTGCTGCACCAGACTCCCATCGTGGCCGGCATGGTGCTGACCCTGATCATGCTGGGCTGGCCTTGCGGCGCCACGGTGGCGGCGCGCAATTTCACCCGGACGGGCCTGCGTCCCGTCATGATCGCCGGCAGCGTCTTCATTCCGCTGGGCGCGCTTTTCATGGTGTTCCTGCATCCGGGCAGCTCGCCTGTGCAGGCCGGCATCGGCTCGCTGATCATGGGTTTCGGCATGGGCCTGCTGAGCATCGGCAGCCTGATCCTGATCCCCGAAATCGTCGACCGCTCCCAGCAGGGCAGCGCCATGGCGTCCAACCTGTTCTCGCGCAATCTGGGCAGCACGCTGGGCGCGGCGCTGTTCGGCGCCGTGCTGAACTACGGCCTGAACAACAACCGCACCGGCTCGGCCATCACCTCGGACCAGATCAAGCATGCGCTGCGGTCCAACGACGCACGCAGCGCGGTGGTGAGCGAAGTTCTGCAGCATTCGCTGCACCTGACCTTCATCTCGGTCTTCGGGGTGTCGGCCTGCATCCTGGCCCTGGTGCTGCTCATTCCGCGCGCCGCCATCCGGCACTTGTCGAAAGACACGCTGGCGGAAAAGGCCAGGCGCGCGGCCGAACACGCCGCAGGCTAG
- a CDS encoding molybdopterin-binding protein: protein MTTSSRRIGLIIVGDEILSGRHHDKHFAKVVELLGARGLQLAWAQILGDDRDMLIAAYKRSFASGDIVFSCGGIGGTPDDHTRQAAAAALGLPLELHPQAREAITLRTLEMARKEGRPEPDMDTPENQQRLQMGVFPRGCEVVPNPYNRIPGFYIQDHTFVPGFPVMAWPMLEWTLDTRYLALHHIEQRAEHAFLVYGIPESRITPAMVAVEQRWPGVRAFSLPSVGEDGRRPHIELGVKGEPGPSAEALAFLRAEAERLGGRMTP from the coding sequence ATGACTACTTCTTCCCGCCGCATCGGCCTGATCATTGTCGGCGATGAAATTCTGTCTGGCCGCCATCACGACAAGCATTTTGCGAAAGTGGTCGAATTGCTGGGCGCGCGCGGCCTGCAACTGGCCTGGGCGCAGATCCTGGGTGATGACCGCGACATGCTGATTGCGGCCTATAAGCGCAGCTTCGCTTCGGGCGACATTGTTTTTTCCTGCGGCGGCATCGGCGGCACGCCCGATGACCATACGCGCCAGGCCGCGGCCGCGGCGTTGGGGCTGCCGCTGGAACTGCATCCGCAGGCCCGCGAGGCCATCACCCTGCGCACCCTGGAAATGGCGCGCAAGGAAGGCCGTCCCGAGCCGGACATGGACACGCCCGAAAACCAGCAGCGCCTGCAGATGGGCGTATTTCCGCGAGGCTGCGAGGTGGTGCCCAATCCCTACAACCGCATCCCAGGTTTCTACATCCAGGACCATACGTTCGTGCCGGGTTTTCCGGTGATGGCCTGGCCCATGCTCGAATGGACGCTGGACACGCGCTACCTCGCGCTGCACCACATCGAGCAGCGCGCCGAGCACGCCTTCCTGGTCTACGGCATTCCCGAGTCGCGCATCACTCCGGCCATGGTGGCCGTCGAGCAGCGCTGGCCTGGTGTACGCGCCTTCAGCCTGCCCTCCGTGGGCGAGGACGGACGCCGTCCACACATCGAACTGGGCGTCAAGGGCGAACCCGGCCCTTCGGCCGAGGCGCTGGCCTTTCTGCGGGCCGAAGCCGAGCGCCTGGGTGGGCGCATGACGCCTTAG
- a CDS encoding YheT family hydrolase, with the protein MAAKLDTSSCDVPSWLPGGHLQTIHASLLARYHRIAFARDRVETPDRDFVDFDWAGPGLFPHKPPARPPAEAAPLEAGASAAARWITPTDWQALPQEPGAPALILFHGLEGSSGSNYAQTIAAHFRSRGWVVVVAHFRGCSGSPNRLARAYHSGDSADIAFMLDAVRRRLPRARWYAAGVSLGGNALLKYLGEQEHEAGWLTACAGVSVPLDLVAGGAALGHGIVGRQIYTRYFLRTMRRKVLEKASRYPGVIDVMRIVQAHDLHDFDDTYTAPMHGFRNALDYWSKASSKPWLASVRVPTLVLNARNDPFLPARSLPTPEQCSDRVLLHQPELGGHAGFAVGRFPANLNWLPERLGRFFETGA; encoded by the coding sequence TTGGCTGCGAAGCTAGACACCTCTTCCTGCGACGTTCCTTCCTGGCTGCCTGGAGGACACCTCCAGACGATCCACGCTTCGCTCTTGGCGCGGTATCACCGCATCGCTTTCGCGCGCGATCGCGTCGAGACCCCAGACCGGGATTTCGTCGATTTCGACTGGGCCGGTCCCGGTCTTTTTCCGCACAAGCCCCCCGCCCGCCCGCCCGCCGAAGCGGCGCCGCTGGAAGCGGGCGCCTCGGCCGCCGCGCGCTGGATCACTCCGACCGACTGGCAGGCCCTGCCGCAGGAACCCGGCGCGCCGGCTCTGATTCTGTTCCATGGCCTGGAAGGCAGCAGCGGCAGCAACTACGCCCAGACCATCGCGGCGCATTTCCGTTCGCGCGGATGGGTGGTGGTGGTGGCGCACTTTCGCGGTTGTTCGGGTTCGCCCAACCGCCTTGCGCGCGCCTATCATTCGGGCGACTCAGCCGATATTGCCTTCATGCTCGACGCGGTGCGCCGGCGCCTGCCGCGCGCGCGCTGGTACGCCGCGGGCGTATCGCTGGGCGGCAACGCGCTGCTCAAATACCTCGGCGAACAGGAGCACGAAGCCGGCTGGCTGACAGCCTGCGCCGGCGTCTCGGTGCCGCTGGACCTGGTGGCCGGCGGCGCAGCCCTGGGCCACGGTATCGTCGGACGGCAGATCTACACCCGCTACTTCCTGCGCACCATGCGCCGCAAGGTGCTGGAAAAAGCCAGCCGCTATCCGGGCGTGATCGACGTCATGCGCATCGTCCAGGCGCATGACCTGCACGATTTCGACGACACCTATACCGCGCCCATGCACGGTTTTCGCAATGCGCTCGACTACTGGAGCAAGGCATCGAGCAAGCCCTGGCTGGCGTCGGTGCGCGTGCCCACGCTGGTGCTCAACGCGCGCAACGATCCCTTCCTGCCTGCCCGGTCGCTACCCACACCCGAACAATGTTCGGACCGCGTGCTCCTGCACCAGCCCGAGTTGGGCGGCCATGCCGGCTTTGCCGTGGGCCGCTTTCCCGCCAACCTGAACTGGCTACCCGAACGCCTGGGCCGCTTCTTCGAGACGGGCGCCTGA
- a CDS encoding EI24 domain-containing protein, protein MVFARRSASPPPDAYAAVARAFKRALVSQCHPSMLFAVLLPLLIALVGAVLMMWLFWMPLTDWLRMELARWGAMERVDDWLATVGMFSLKVYLTPIIAAAILLPVSGVLGLAIAAVFVMPLVLRHLERGDYAGLARQGRNALAVSVWNAFWVSLVFAAGWLLTLPLWLVPPMAIVLHVAWWAFAFSRMLRVDAIVDHASPAERRLLLARHNLPLWGIGIVCALINLLPPAWVVLPVYGSLVYAHYGLDALARLRDERTIDV, encoded by the coding sequence ATGGTTTTCGCTCGTCGTAGTGCATCCCCGCCCCCGGACGCTTATGCCGCCGTGGCGAGGGCGTTCAAGCGCGCGCTGGTGTCGCAATGCCACCCGTCCATGCTGTTCGCGGTGCTGCTGCCCTTGCTGATCGCACTGGTGGGGGCCGTTCTGATGATGTGGCTCTTCTGGATGCCGCTCACCGACTGGCTGCGCATGGAGCTTGCCCGCTGGGGCGCGATGGAGCGCGTCGACGACTGGCTGGCCACGGTCGGCATGTTCTCGCTCAAGGTCTATCTCACGCCCATTATTGCTGCCGCCATCCTGCTGCCGGTTTCGGGCGTCCTGGGACTGGCCATCGCGGCGGTGTTCGTCATGCCGCTGGTGCTGCGCCACCTGGAGCGCGGCGATTATGCAGGCTTGGCGCGGCAGGGCCGCAATGCCCTGGCCGTCAGCGTCTGGAACGCTTTCTGGGTAAGCCTGGTTTTTGCCGCAGGCTGGCTGTTGACGCTGCCCCTGTGGCTGGTGCCGCCCATGGCGATCGTGCTGCATGTCGCCTGGTGGGCCTTCGCCTTTTCGCGCATGCTGCGCGTGGACGCCATCGTCGACCATGCCAGCCCGGCCGAGCGGCGCCTGCTGCTCGCGCGACACAATCTGCCCTTGTGGGGCATAGGCATCGTCTGTGCCCTCATCAATCTGCTGCCGCCCGCCTGGGTGGTGTTACCGGTGTACGGCAGCCTTGTGTATGCGCATTACGGGCTGGACGCGCTTGCGCGCCTGCGCGACGAGCGTACGATCGACGTTTGA
- a CDS encoding AzlC family ABC transporter permease, which yields MASESPDFALDAVSRHACRDAFREGVRQIAPAIIANSVWGLVTGVAMVKSGMSVLVALIITIIVYSGTMQLMVLPLLAASAPLWLVFAAGLMVNARFVIFNAGLYPFFRDRTVWQRMALGFFNSDAAFAMYMTRYADSPALATPSQRWFYIGMIFPCWLSWQVFSIVGIYLSTFVPESWSLEFAATLAILAIVVPMARTRPMVATVLSAGAVAWVGQLLPMRLGLLAAVVVGIVAGMVVERRQHRMRA from the coding sequence GTGGCTTCTGAATCCCCCGACTTTGCGCTGGACGCAGTTTCGCGGCATGCATGCCGCGACGCCTTCCGGGAAGGCGTGCGCCAGATCGCGCCGGCGATCATCGCCAACAGCGTATGGGGCCTGGTGACCGGCGTGGCCATGGTGAAGTCGGGCATGAGCGTGCTCGTGGCCCTGATCATCACGATCATTGTCTATTCCGGCACCATGCAGTTGATGGTGCTGCCGCTTCTGGCAGCCAGCGCGCCCTTGTGGCTGGTGTTCGCGGCGGGCCTCATGGTCAATGCGCGATTCGTGATTTTCAACGCCGGCCTGTATCCGTTTTTTCGCGACCGGACGGTGTGGCAGCGCATGGCCCTGGGCTTCTTCAATTCCGACGCGGCCTTCGCCATGTACATGACGCGCTACGCGGACTCCCCCGCATTGGCCACGCCGTCGCAGCGCTGGTTCTACATCGGCATGATTTTCCCTTGCTGGCTCAGCTGGCAAGTCTTTTCCATCGTCGGCATCTACCTGAGCACGTTCGTGCCCGAGTCTTGGTCGCTGGAGTTCGCCGCCACCCTGGCCATCCTGGCCATCGTGGTGCCTATGGCCAGGACGCGGCCCATGGTTGCCACCGTGCTTTCGGCGGGTGCGGTCGCGTGGGTGGGGCAGTTACTGCCCATGCGGCTGGGCTTGTTGGCCGCGGTCGTGGTGGGCATCGTGGCGGGCATGGTGGTCGAACGGCGCCAGCACAGGATGAGGGCATGA
- a CDS encoding DEAD/DEAH box helicase has protein sequence MTQSIPTDAPAADAALALTFADFDLHPQLLKSIADTGYLTPTPIQVQAIPVVSEGRDVMGAAQTGTGKTAAFTLPILHRLMPLANTSASPARHPVRALILAPTRELADQVYESVKRYSKHTPLRSAVVFGGVDIGPQREALRAGCEVLVATPGRLLDHVEQKNVNLGQVGILVLDEADRMLDMGFLPDLDRIIKLLPVQRQGLLFSATFSNEIRKLARTFLNQPVELEVAARNATADTVTQIAYPLSGEAKRAAVVHLVKSRGLKQVIVFSNTKIGTARLARQLDRDGVKAESIHGDKSQLDRMKALDAFKAGELEVLVATDVAARGLDVAGVPCVINYDLPRNAEDYVHRIGRTGRAGAKGEAISLFAPEEERYLQDIESLIKRQVPRGKLDLPADAVSHGQGRGERQERGERGDRRERPGREHRAPRAEPIDEFFLKPYEPAQDSAGQPAGSAGTASAKPAVGNRPLAALLGGGRKAS, from the coding sequence ATGACCCAATCTATCCCTACTGACGCGCCCGCTGCGGATGCAGCACTTGCACTTACCTTCGCGGATTTCGACCTGCATCCGCAGTTGTTGAAGTCCATTGCCGATACCGGCTATTTGACGCCCACGCCCATTCAGGTGCAGGCGATTCCGGTAGTATCGGAAGGGCGTGACGTCATGGGCGCGGCGCAGACCGGGACCGGCAAGACGGCGGCCTTCACGCTGCCCATCCTGCATCGGCTGATGCCGCTGGCCAACACCAGCGCCTCACCTGCCCGCCATCCGGTGCGCGCGCTCATCCTGGCGCCCACGCGCGAGTTGGCGGACCAGGTCTACGAGAGCGTCAAGCGCTATTCCAAGCACACGCCCCTGCGCTCGGCCGTGGTGTTCGGCGGGGTGGACATAGGCCCGCAGAGAGAAGCGCTGCGCGCTGGCTGCGAAGTGCTGGTGGCCACTCCGGGCCGCCTGCTGGATCACGTCGAACAGAAGAACGTCAACCTCGGCCAGGTAGGCATCCTGGTTCTAGACGAGGCCGACCGCATGCTGGACATGGGCTTTCTGCCCGATTTGGATCGCATCATCAAGCTGCTGCCGGTGCAGCGCCAGGGCCTGCTTTTCTCGGCCACATTCAGCAACGAAATCCGCAAGCTTGCCCGCACCTTCCTGAACCAGCCGGTCGAGCTCGAAGTCGCCGCGCGCAACGCCACGGCCGACACGGTCACGCAGATCGCTTATCCCCTGTCGGGCGAAGCCAAGCGCGCCGCGGTGGTGCACCTGGTCAAATCGCGTGGACTCAAGCAGGTCATCGTTTTCTCGAACACCAAGATCGGCACGGCGCGCCTGGCGCGCCAGCTCGATCGCGACGGCGTCAAGGCCGAGTCCATCCACGGCGACAAGAGCCAGCTCGACCGCATGAAGGCGCTGGACGCGTTCAAGGCCGGCGAACTCGAAGTGCTGGTAGCCACTGACGTGGCCGCGCGCGGCCTGGACGTGGCCGGCGTGCCCTGCGTCATCAATTACGACCTGCCGCGCAATGCCGAGGACTACGTGCACCGCATCGGCCGCACGGGCCGCGCCGGCGCCAAGGGCGAGGCCATCTCCCTGTTCGCCCCCGAAGAAGAGCGCTACCTGCAAGACATCGAAAGCCTCATCAAGCGCCAGGTTCCGCGCGGCAAGCTGGATCTGCCGGCCGACGCCGTAAGCCATGGCCAAGGCCGCGGCGAGCGTCAAGAGCGCGGCGAACGCGGCGACCGGCGCGAGCGTCCCGGGCGCGAACATCGCGCGCCGCGCGCCGAGCCCATCGACGAATTCTTCCTCAAGCCCTACGAGCCCGCTCAGGACAGCGCCGGCCAGCCGGCCGGGTCCGCTGGGACGGCATCGGCCAAGCCCGCGGTCGGCAACCGGCCGCTGGCGGCTCTGCTGGGCGGCGGCCGCAAGGCCTCCTAA